From a single Okeanomitos corallinicola TIOX110 genomic region:
- a CDS encoding AI-2E family transporter produces MEIRNKLPRWLSLGLAFPIIILNGWLLIQVVKYFQPLVSVVAIAVLLSFVLSYPIQFFHNRGIPRILAIVGVLLIAVVILGAIGVILIPLIFQQLNELVNILPAWIDSGKEQLQAFLTWAATQQDLPVNVAGIATQLLEKISNQFQSFTGKILGLAFDTIGFLLNLILALILTIYLILNGENLWDGIYQWFPVHIGKKVRELLREDFQNYFIGQITLGSILAVSVTLAFVALRIPLALLFGIAIGFFSLFPFGTGIGIGIVSLLVTLENFWEGVEVAAIAVTLDQINANIIAPRLLGNLTGLNPVWVVISLLIGAKLGGVLGLLVAIPIASFIKDITDSWKAGELRKVEDVDGSVGEIKEGLEVR; encoded by the coding sequence ATGGAAATAAGAAATAAATTACCACGTTGGTTAAGTTTGGGTTTGGCTTTTCCTATCATTATTTTAAATGGTTGGTTATTAATTCAGGTTGTTAAATATTTTCAGCCTTTGGTTAGTGTCGTCGCTATAGCTGTTTTATTATCTTTTGTTTTAAGTTATCCAATTCAATTTTTTCATAATCGGGGAATACCGCGTATTTTAGCAATTGTGGGAGTTTTATTAATCGCAGTAGTTATTTTGGGAGCGATAGGTGTAATTTTAATACCTTTGATTTTTCAACAACTGAATGAATTAGTTAATATTCTCCCCGCTTGGATAGATTCTGGGAAGGAACAATTACAGGCTTTTTTAACTTGGGCAGCTACACAACAAGATTTACCAGTAAATGTAGCAGGAATAGCTACTCAATTGTTAGAAAAAATATCTAATCAATTTCAATCTTTTACAGGTAAAATATTGGGGTTGGCTTTTGATACGATTGGGTTTTTATTAAATTTGATTTTAGCTTTGATTTTAACCATCTATTTAATTTTGAATGGTGAAAATTTGTGGGATGGTATTTACCAATGGTTTCCTGTTCACATTGGTAAAAAAGTTAGAGAATTACTCAGAGAAGATTTTCAAAATTATTTTATTGGCCAAATCACTTTAGGTTCTATTTTAGCTGTCTCTGTGACTTTAGCATTTGTGGCGTTACGAATACCTCTAGCTTTATTATTTGGAATTGCGATTGGGTTTTTCTCTCTTTTCCCTTTTGGTACGGGAATAGGTATTGGTATTGTCAGTTTGTTGGTGACTTTAGAGAACTTTTGGGAAGGTGTGGAAGTAGCAGCTATTGCAGTAACACTTGACCAAATTAACGCGAATATTATTGCACCAAGATTGTTAGGAAATTTGACTGGGTTAAATCCGGTTTGGGTGGTAATTTCTTTGTTAATTGGGGCAAAATTGGGTGGTGTTTTGGGTTTGTTGGTAGCGATTCCTATTGCTAGTTTTATTAAGGATATTACTGATAGTTGGAAAGCGGGTGAGTTGAGGAAGGTTGAGGATGTTGATGGGAGTGTGGGTGAAATTAAAGAAGGTTTAGAGGTGAGGTGA
- the crtE gene encoding geranylgeranyl diphosphate synthase CrtE yields MVATDNFQKTSELAQFNLAAYLKEQKQLCDTALDQSIPVVYPEKIYEAMRYSLLAGGKRIRPILCLATSEMIGGTIEMAMPTACAVEMMHTMSLIHDDLPAMDNDDYRRGKLTNHKVYGEDIAILAGDGLLALSFEFVATQTPENVPPHRTLQVIARLGKALGAAGLVGGQVVDLECEGKTDTSLETLNFIHNHKTAALLEACVLCGGIIAGASPEDVKKLTRYSQNIGLAFQIIDDILDITSTQEQLGKTAGKDLTAQKVTYPSLWGIEESRVKAKQLVDEACAELASFGEKAVPLQAIAHFIINRNH; encoded by the coding sequence ATGGTAGCAACGGATAATTTTCAAAAAACATCAGAACTAGCCCAGTTTAATCTCGCTGCCTATCTCAAAGAACAAAAACAGCTTTGTGATACTGCTTTGGATCAATCTATTCCTGTGGTTTATCCAGAGAAAATTTATGAAGCTATGCGCTACTCTCTCCTAGCAGGAGGTAAGCGTATACGTCCCATTCTTTGCCTTGCTACCTCGGAAATGATTGGTGGCACAATTGAAATGGCAATGCCAACAGCTTGTGCAGTGGAAATGATGCACACTATGTCTTTGATTCATGATGATTTACCAGCAATGGATAATGATGATTATCGTCGCGGTAAATTGACAAATCATAAGGTATATGGCGAAGATATCGCTATTTTAGCCGGAGATGGTTTATTAGCTTTATCCTTTGAGTTTGTAGCCACTCAAACCCCAGAAAATGTCCCCCCGCACAGAACCTTACAAGTGATAGCTAGACTCGGTAAAGCTTTAGGTGCTGCTGGTTTAGTTGGTGGTCAAGTCGTAGATTTGGAATGTGAAGGTAAAACAGACACTTCCCTAGAAACCCTGAATTTTATTCATAACCACAAAACCGCCGCCCTGCTAGAGGCTTGTGTGCTGTGTGGGGGCATTATTGCTGGTGCATCTCCAGAAGACGTAAAAAAATTAACTCGTTATTCTCAAAATATTGGTCTGGCATTCCAAATCATTGATGATATTCTTGATATCACTTCTACCCAAGAACAACTAGGTAAAACCGCAGGTAAAGACCTGACAGCCCAAAAAGTTACTTATCCCAGTTTGTGGGGAATTGAAGAATCACGGGTCAAGGCAAAACAACTGGTTGATGAAGCTTGTGCAGAACTGGCAAGTTTTGGAGAAAAAGCAGTTCCTTTACAGGCGATCGCTCACTTTATCATCAATCGCAATCACTAG
- a CDS encoding transcriptional regulator produces MINKTGNKTLGTPKTYLELITSFPPRKITSEEELNRTQNIIDELLDQGNLTPDERDYLHLLGLVVSEYEDQNYPIRDIYGVELLKVLMAELNLQSTDLISIFENETILSDVIAGKQLLTIEHIEKISDFFHVEPSVFLRNV; encoded by the coding sequence ATGATAAACAAAACTGGAAACAAGACCCTTGGTACACCTAAAACCTACTTAGAATTAATTACCTCTTTCCCACCCAGAAAAATCACATCTGAAGAAGAATTAAACAGAACTCAAAATATCATTGATGAATTATTAGACCAAGGAAATTTAACTCCTGATGAACGAGATTATCTACATTTATTGGGATTAGTTGTATCTGAATATGAGGATCAAAATTATCCCATTCGTGATATTTATGGGGTAGAATTATTGAAAGTATTAATGGCAGAATTGAATTTACAATCTACCGATTTAATATCAATTTTTGAAAATGAAACTATATTGTCTGATGTGATAGCAGGAAAACAACTCCTCACCATTGAACACATCGAGAAAATTAGTGATTTCTTTCATGTTGAACCATCTGTGTTTTTAAGAAATGTTTAA
- the petG gene encoding cytochrome b6-f complex subunit V: MVEPLLSGIVLGLIFVTLSGLFYAAYKQYKRPTELGG, encoded by the coding sequence GTGGTTGAACCCCTACTGTCTGGTATTGTTCTGGGTCTAATTTTTGTTACCCTGAGCGGACTTTTCTATGCTGCTTATAAGCAATACAAACGCCCTACTGAGTTGGGTGGTTAA
- a CDS encoding type II toxin-antitoxin system MqsA family antitoxin → MREIKCNFCGSPHYEQRQIDYLYRHQGQYLLVPNTPVQICLDCGMIYYDAKILKKIEQYFFDIYQNHQQPDEYLSIPTKVF, encoded by the coding sequence ATGCGTGAAATCAAATGTAACTTTTGCGGAAGTCCCCATTATGAACAACGTCAAATTGATTATTTATATCGCCATCAAGGACAATATTTATTAGTTCCTAATACTCCGGTGCAAATTTGTCTTGATTGTGGCATGATTTATTATGATGCCAAAATTTTGAAGAAAATTGAACAGTATTTTTTTGACATCTATCAAAATCATCAACAACCTGATGAATATTTATCTATTCCTACTAAGGTTTTCTGA
- a CDS encoding MgPME-cyclase complex family protein, whose translation MQTYYYVLASHHFLLEEEPLEEVLKERTRNYHEQEKEIDFWLVRNPAFLEAPEMAANKAKCPKPPVAIISTNSQFITWLKLRLEYVITGEFNAPSATIPDPLASLTAVS comes from the coding sequence ATGCAAACATACTACTACGTTTTGGCTAGTCACCACTTCTTACTAGAAGAAGAACCCTTAGAGGAAGTCCTCAAAGAACGTACCCGCAACTACCACGAACAAGAAAAAGAGATAGATTTTTGGTTGGTGAGAAACCCAGCTTTTCTGGAAGCGCCGGAAATGGCAGCCAATAAAGCTAAGTGTCCTAAACCTCCAGTCGCAATTATTTCTACAAATTCTCAATTTATTACTTGGCTAAAATTACGCCTGGAGTATGTGATTACTGGAGAATTTAACGCTCCCTCGGCAACAATTCCCGATCCTTTGGCATCTTTAACTGCTGTTTCTTAA
- a CDS encoding cytochrome c produces the protein MDKQLNKPETLTQWIALSVLAILITIPLTVLGVEMVQSSDPYIKNVISLRGNPVQGKAIFLINCAGCHGSEADGFVGPSLQEVSKHKSRYGLINQVISGKTPPMPKFQPKPQEMADLLSYLQSL, from the coding sequence TTGGATAAGCAGCTTAACAAACCGGAAACATTAACTCAATGGATCGCCTTATCGGTTTTAGCCATACTCATAACCATACCCTTGACTGTTCTGGGTGTTGAGATGGTTCAATCCTCCGATCCTTACATTAAAAATGTCATCTCACTGCGAGGCAACCCTGTCCAGGGAAAAGCCATCTTTCTCATCAACTGTGCTGGTTGTCACGGTTCAGAAGCAGATGGATTTGTCGGACCGAGTCTACAAGAAGTCTCCAAGCATAAATCTCGATACGGTTTGATCAACCAAGTAATCAGCGGTAAAACACCACCCATGCCTAAATTTCAGCCTAAACCCCAAGAAATGGCAGATTTATTAAGTTATTTGCAAAGTTTATAA
- a CDS encoding NUDIX hydrolase: MNHPTEQVAIAILSRNNQYLMQLRDNFPHIAHPGCWGLFGGHLEADEPPEIALEREILEEIGYQLPSFTKFGVYSNMKVLHHVFHAPLLVGLDKLMLNEGWDMGLLTAADILQGACYSAVAGEIRPLGDIHHEIMLDFISKHT, from the coding sequence ATGAATCATCCCACAGAACAGGTAGCTATCGCTATTCTTTCCCGCAATAATCAATATTTGATGCAATTGCGAGATAATTTCCCCCATATTGCTCATCCTGGTTGTTGGGGTTTATTTGGTGGACATTTAGAAGCGGATGAACCACCAGAAATAGCCCTAGAACGGGAAATTTTGGAGGAAATAGGCTATCAATTACCGTCTTTTACTAAATTTGGTGTTTACTCTAATATGAAGGTTTTACATCATGTTTTTCATGCACCATTGTTAGTAGGTTTAGACAAATTGATGTTAAATGAAGGCTGGGATATGGGATTATTAACGGCAGCAGATATCCTTCAAGGTGCTTGTTATTCTGCCGTTGCTGGAGAAATACGTCCTTTGGGAGATATACACCATGAAATTATGCTGGATTTTATTTCCAAGCATACTTAA
- a CDS encoding type II toxin-antitoxin system HigB family toxin, translating to MHIISKKRIKEFSQQHPKAESNLETWYKIVSKAKWENFVQLRQVFPSADLVGNFTVFNISGNNYRLIALVDYQYQEVYIRHILTHAEYDKQNWKQDPWYT from the coding sequence ATGCACATTATCAGCAAAAAAAGAATAAAAGAATTTTCTCAACAACATCCAAAAGCTGAATCAAACTTAGAAACATGGTATAAAATTGTTAGTAAAGCTAAATGGGAAAATTTTGTTCAATTACGTCAAGTATTTCCATCTGCTGATTTAGTTGGTAATTTTACAGTTTTTAATATTAGTGGTAATAATTACCGACTAATTGCATTAGTAGACTATCAATATCAAGAAGTGTATATTCGCCATATCCTTACCCATGCAGAATATGATAAACAAAACTGGAAACAAGACCCTTGGTACACCTAA
- a CDS encoding divergent PAP2 family protein — MQDIGDIFNNRVLLVALVACFVAQGLKLIFEVIKNRKVDLRVLVTTGGMPSAHSALVTALAFGVGQTLGWASPDFALATVFAIIVMYDAAGVRQAAGKQARILNQMIDELFHEKPDFFQDRLKELLGHTPVQVIAGSVLGVTISWLARAAY; from the coding sequence ATGCAGGACATAGGAGATATTTTTAACAACCGAGTGCTGTTGGTTGCACTTGTGGCTTGTTTTGTTGCTCAAGGATTAAAACTCATTTTTGAAGTCATCAAAAATCGGAAAGTGGATCTGCGTGTCTTAGTCACTACCGGAGGTATGCCCAGCGCTCACTCAGCTTTAGTCACAGCTTTAGCATTTGGCGTTGGACAAACTCTAGGTTGGGCATCTCCAGATTTTGCCTTAGCTACGGTTTTTGCCATCATCGTTATGTACGATGCCGCCGGAGTCCGACAAGCCGCAGGTAAACAAGCTCGCATACTCAATCAAATGATTGATGAATTATTTCATGAAAAACCAGATTTTTTTCAAGACCGTTTAAAAGAACTACTAGGACACACACCAGTTCAAGTTATCGCTGGTTCAGTTTTAGGTGTCACTATTTCCTGGTTAGCTAGAGCCGCTTATTAG
- a CDS encoding tetratricopeptide repeat protein, whose amino-acid sequence MVLKLEVQSVTVPHKPRNCCNYHYSWNNRGISLEKLQKYEEALKCYEKAISIKHRFKLAINNRNNLLKQLGRLN is encoded by the coding sequence GTGGTTTTAAAACTTGAAGTTCAATCGGTTACTGTACCTCATAAACCTCGAAACTGCTGTAACTATCATTATTCTTGGAATAACCGGGGTATTTCCCTAGAAAAACTACAAAAATACGAAGAAGCACTAAAATGTTATGAAAAGGCAATTAGTATTAAACATAGGTTTAAATTAGCAATCAATAATCGCAATAATTTATTAAAACAATTGGGGCGTTTAAATTAG
- the folD gene encoding bifunctional methylenetetrahydrofolate dehydrogenase/methenyltetrahydrofolate cyclohydrolase FolD, producing the protein METAKILDGKALAAKIQQELADTITASQPKIGRPPGLAVLMVGDNPASAAYVKNKEKACAKVGIASFGRHFPTQTSQSELEAVIEELNQDERVDGILVQLPLPKHLDAISLLHKIAPDKDADGLHPVNLGRLVRDEPGLRSCTPAGVMRLLEEYKIPLMGKQAVVVGRSILVGKPMALMLLAANATVTIAHSRTQDLKTITQNADILVAAAGIPGLITAEMVKPGAVVVDVGINRVTDSNGKSRLIGDIDFTTIADVAEYITPVPGGIGPMTVAILLQNTVFSYLQTNSN; encoded by the coding sequence ATGGAAACTGCAAAAATTCTTGATGGTAAAGCTTTAGCTGCCAAAATTCAGCAAGAATTAGCTGATACAATCACAGCATCACAACCCAAAATTGGCCGCCCTCCAGGTTTAGCCGTTTTGATGGTTGGTGATAACCCAGCCTCAGCCGCTTATGTGAAAAATAAAGAAAAAGCCTGTGCAAAGGTGGGTATTGCTTCCTTTGGGAGACATTTTCCCACCCAAACTAGCCAAAGTGAACTAGAAGCAGTCATTGAGGAACTTAATCAAGATGAACGAGTAGACGGAATTTTGGTACAGTTGCCCCTACCTAAACATTTAGATGCAATTTCCCTTTTACATAAAATTGCACCAGATAAAGACGCTGATGGACTCCATCCTGTTAACTTAGGGCGATTGGTCAGGGATGAACCAGGTTTACGTAGTTGTACCCCCGCCGGAGTCATGCGACTTTTAGAAGAATATAAAATTCCCCTGATGGGAAAACAGGCAGTGGTAGTAGGACGTAGTATTTTAGTGGGTAAGCCTATGGCGTTAATGTTATTAGCCGCTAATGCCACAGTCACAATTGCCCACTCCCGCACCCAAGACCTGAAAACCATTACCCAAAATGCTGATATTCTCGTCGCCGCCGCAGGTATTCCTGGCTTAATTACTGCGGAAATGGTCAAACCAGGGGCTGTTGTCGTAGATGTGGGCATAAACCGCGTTACCGATAGCAACGGGAAAAGTCGTTTAATCGGCGATATTGATTTTACTACAATTGCTGATGTGGCAGAATATATTACCCCAGTTCCTGGTGGTATCGGTCCAATGACAGTTGCTATTTTACTGCAAAATACAGTCTTCAGTTATTTGCAGACAAACAGTAACTAA
- a CDS encoding SnoaL-like polyketide cyclase, with amino-acid sequence MTSAQPNNLPLWVQDRDTVIEYSQHAQWRYQESPDYNRSKENLAKESTRNHVEGTLEAIVQNLVRTFEMEVSFKSNPQQWLSVVNDQFRISTNGGKEYTAADLSAQGTYNLFMADSEHYKASEENFESSAKLFHSTFPQGFPWEVLEVYSGPPVVTFKWRHWGHFRGQYKDFAPTGETIEIIGMTIANVTDDLKIISLEHYFDNNLFIEKLTAGGKLADSNNSGDSETKSGGCPFGSWFKGLKKS; translated from the coding sequence ATGACTTCCGCACAGCCTAACAATCTACCTCTTTGGGTACAGGACAGAGATACCGTAATTGAGTATAGTCAACACGCCCAATGGCGTTATCAAGAATCCCCAGATTATAATCGTTCTAAGGAAAATCTGGCTAAAGAAAGTACCCGCAACCACGTCGAAGGTACACTAGAAGCGATCGTCCAGAACTTAGTGAGAACCTTTGAAATGGAGGTATCTTTTAAAAGTAACCCCCAACAATGGTTATCCGTAGTGAATGATCAATTCCGGATCAGTACCAACGGAGGTAAAGAGTACACAGCAGCAGACCTATCAGCCCAAGGTACTTATAACCTATTTATGGCTGACTCTGAACATTACAAAGCTTCCGAAGAAAATTTTGAATCATCAGCTAAACTTTTCCATAGTACCTTTCCTCAAGGTTTTCCCTGGGAAGTGCTAGAAGTTTATTCAGGCCCACCAGTAGTTACATTTAAATGGCGACACTGGGGACATTTCCGGGGTCAATATAAAGACTTTGCACCCACAGGAGAGACCATAGAAATTATTGGGATGACCATAGCGAATGTTACCGATGATTTAAAAATCATCTCCTTGGAACACTATTTTGACAACAACCTGTTTATAGAGAAACTAACAGCAGGGGGAAAACTAGCAGACAGTAACAATAGTGGCGACAGTGAAACTAAAAGTGGCGGTTGTCCCTTTGGTTCTTGGTTTAAGGGATTAAAGAAAAGTTAA
- a CDS encoding Uma2 family endonuclease has protein sequence MLLELQQIIVHPGQQMLLRDISWQQLENILEEMGEKRAARISYSDGWLEIMVPLPEHEKDKEIVGDLVKILLEILDFDFEPFGSTTLKNERMRQAVEPDTSFYIQNQAAVIGKNRIDLSIDPPPDLAIEIDITSRTTFDNYQILGVPELWRYKQQGLEIFLLQEGKYVKSSSSPNFPNIPIVELVNEYVQQCLTIGRSQTMRNFRNWIKENLYENL, from the coding sequence ATGTTGTTAGAATTGCAACAAATTATTGTTCATCCAGGCCAACAAATGTTACTTAGAGATATTAGTTGGCAGCAACTAGAAAATATTTTAGAAGAAATGGGGGAAAAGCGTGCTGCGCGTATTTCTTATAGTGATGGTTGGTTAGAAATTATGGTTCCTTTACCAGAACACGAAAAAGATAAAGAAATCGTTGGTGATTTGGTTAAAATCTTGCTGGAAATACTCGATTTTGATTTTGAGCCTTTTGGCTCTACAACTCTGAAAAATGAGAGAATGAGGCAAGCTGTAGAACCGGATACAAGTTTTTACATTCAAAATCAAGCGGCTGTAATTGGTAAAAATCGGATTGATTTAAGTATAGATCCGCCGCCAGATTTAGCGATTGAAATTGATATTACTTCTCGCACTACATTTGATAATTATCAGATTTTGGGAGTTCCTGAACTTTGGCGATATAAACAACAAGGTTTAGAGATTTTTTTGTTACAGGAAGGGAAGTATGTAAAATCTTCATCTAGTCCTAATTTTCCGAATATTCCGATTGTGGAATTAGTCAATGAGTATGTGCAGCAATGTTTAACTATTGGCAGAAGTCAGACAATGCGTAATTTTAGGAATTGGATTAAGGAAAATTTATACGAAAATTTATAA
- a CDS encoding AAA family ATPase, protein MLKKLILENWKSFRYAELPLDPLTVLIGTNASGKSNVVEALEFLQRIANGENIETALAGDKTLSSIRGGVELAARKGENEFSLKVLIGGEDNDYFYNIILGSSSVIWITEESIAIDKLLNHNYLTKSIFVINPFDQTYSSKPMLPNYQGHNLDIGKYLEELPINNIENPIENQDKKQKIIYEWEEQTEFGNKNLQIIINNFILPTLQNIHILNPIPSTMREYSRLSENLESDGSNIAGVLAALPDDKKVEVENILSEYIKYLPEGDIKKVWAEPVGRLKTDAMLYCQEEWKPGEITEIDARSMSDGTLRFLAILTALLTRPEGSQIVIEEIDNGLHPSRAALLVKILKEIGSKRNIDILLTTHNPALLDAFGSEIVPFVVVAHRDSETGESKLTLLEDIENLPLLLASGTLGRLATKGAIEKSLSTKKQSRL, encoded by the coding sequence ATGCTGAAAAAACTGATTCTCGAAAATTGGAAAAGTTTCCGTTATGCTGAACTACCCCTAGATCCTTTAACTGTACTTATTGGAACTAATGCAAGTGGTAAGTCTAATGTGGTGGAAGCTTTGGAATTTTTGCAAAGAATAGCTAATGGTGAAAATATTGAAACTGCTTTAGCAGGAGATAAAACACTTTCTTCTATTCGTGGTGGTGTAGAATTAGCTGCAAGGAAAGGTGAAAATGAGTTTAGTTTAAAGGTGTTAATTGGAGGTGAAGATAATGATTACTTTTATAATATTATCTTAGGAAGTAGTTCAGTTATTTGGATTACAGAAGAATCTATTGCAATAGATAAATTACTCAATCATAACTATCTTACAAAAAGTATTTTTGTTATAAATCCCTTTGATCAAACTTATAGTAGTAAACCTATGTTGCCTAACTACCAAGGACATAATCTTGACATAGGTAAATATTTAGAAGAATTGCCAATTAACAATATTGAAAACCCGATTGAAAACCAAGATAAAAAACAAAAAATAATTTATGAATGGGAAGAACAAACCGAGTTTGGTAATAAAAACTTACAAATAATAATTAATAATTTCATTTTGCCAACACTTCAAAATATCCATATTTTAAATCCTATACCTTCAACAATGCGTGAATATTCCAGACTTTCCGAAAACCTAGAAAGTGACGGTTCAAATATTGCTGGAGTATTAGCAGCATTACCAGATGACAAAAAAGTAGAAGTCGAAAACATCCTATCTGAATATATTAAATATTTACCAGAAGGTGATATTAAAAAAGTATGGGCTGAACCAGTTGGAAGACTGAAAACAGATGCAATGTTGTACTGTCAAGAAGAATGGAAACCAGGAGAAATTACAGAAATTGATGCTAGAAGTATGTCAGATGGAACATTGCGATTTCTTGCAATTCTCACAGCATTATTAACCCGTCCTGAAGGTAGTCAAATTGTTATAGAAGAAATAGATAATGGTTTACATCCTTCCCGTGCAGCATTGTTAGTAAAAATCTTAAAAGAAATTGGCAGTAAACGCAATATTGATATTTTATTAACTACCCATAACCCAGCTTTATTAGATGCTTTTGGTTCAGAAATAGTTCCCTTTGTAGTTGTTGCACATCGAGATTCAGAAACCGGAGAAAGTAAACTTACCTTATTAGAAGATATTGAAAATTTACCGCTTTTACTAGCATCAGGAACTTTAGGAAGATTAGCAACTAAAGGTGCGATTGAAAAAAGTCTTTCTACTAAAAAACAAAGCAGATTATGA
- a CDS encoding pyridoxine 5'-phosphate synthase: MPTLGVNIDHIATIRQARRTVEPDPIAAAVLAELAGADGITAHLREDRRHIQDRDVRLLRQTVRTHLNLEMAATDEMLAIALDIKPDYVTLVPEKREEITTEGGLDIVGQIVRIGEIVDKLQNAGIPVSLFIDAEPAQIEASVKVQAKFIELHTGKYAEAKDETTKQQELNLLAQGCEQAIKSGLRINAGHGLTYWNVHPVAALPGMEELNIGHTIISRAALVGIERAVREMKEAMKGNG, translated from the coding sequence GTGCCTACCCTTGGTGTTAATATTGACCATATCGCTACTATCCGCCAAGCTAGAAGGACAGTAGAACCAGATCCCATTGCCGCCGCAGTATTAGCAGAACTAGCTGGTGCAGACGGAATTACAGCCCATCTAAGAGAAGATAGAAGACATATACAAGATCGAGATGTGCGGTTATTACGGCAAACGGTAAGAACTCACTTAAACTTAGAAATGGCTGCTACTGATGAAATGTTAGCGATCGCCCTAGATATAAAACCCGACTATGTAACCTTAGTCCCAGAAAAAAGGGAAGAAATCACCACAGAAGGCGGATTAGATATTGTTGGCCAAATTGTTAGAATAGGGGAAATAGTTGATAAACTGCAAAATGCGGGCATTCCCGTGAGTTTATTTATTGATGCTGAACCAGCACAAATCGAGGCCTCTGTCAAGGTGCAAGCGAAGTTTATTGAACTGCACACAGGAAAATATGCCGAAGCCAAAGATGAAACAACCAAGCAGCAAGAACTAAATTTATTGGCACAGGGATGCGAACAAGCCATTAAATCAGGGTTGCGAATTAATGCTGGACATGGACTCACCTACTGGAATGTTCACCCAGTAGCCGCACTTCCAGGCATGGAAGAGTTAAATATAGGTCATACTATCATCAGCAGGGCAGCCCTAGTTGGTATAGAAAGGGCAGTCCGAGAGATGAAAGAAGCAATGAAAGGTAATGGGTAA
- a CDS encoding type II toxin-antitoxin system HicB family antitoxin, protein MKTFTAIIERDAQTKLYVGYVPGFPGAHSQGETLDELQQNLREVMEMLLEDKEPVLKS, encoded by the coding sequence ATGAAAACTTTTACCGCAATTATTGAAAGAGACGCACAAACAAAACTTTATGTAGGCTATGTTCCAGGTTTTCCAGGAGCGCATTCTCAAGGAGAAACATTAGATGAATTACAGCAAAATTTACGTGAAGTAATGGAAATGCTGCTAGAAGATAAAGAACCCGTATTAAAATCATAA
- a CDS encoding NUDIX hydrolase, with product MNNQIPQVAIVILHLNHQYLMQLRDNIPHIAAPGCWGLFGGHLELDETPEIALVREVKEEINYNITSFEKFGIYSDEKIIRHVFQAPLLVGLEELILNEGWDMGFLTLADIQAGSCYSPIAGEVRPLGIPHQKIMLDFINDKISG from the coding sequence ATGAATAATCAAATACCACAAGTTGCGATTGTTATTCTGCATCTAAATCATCAATATTTGATGCAGTTAAGAGACAATATTCCTCATATTGCTGCTCCTGGTTGTTGGGGTTTGTTTGGTGGACATTTGGAACTAGATGAAACTCCAGAAATAGCACTGGTAAGAGAAGTTAAAGAGGAAATTAATTATAATATTACCTCGTTTGAAAAATTCGGAATTTATAGTGATGAAAAAATTATTCGTCATGTTTTTCAAGCACCGTTGTTAGTAGGGTTAGAAGAATTGATTTTAAATGAAGGTTGGGATATGGGATTTTTAACATTAGCAGATATTCAAGCAGGTAGTTGTTATTCTCCTATTGCTGGAGAAGTTAGACCTTTGGGAATTCCTCATCAAAAAATTATGTTAGATTTTATTAATGACAAGATTTCTGGATAA